A genomic window from Hypomesus transpacificus isolate Combined female unplaced genomic scaffold, fHypTra1 scaffold_439, whole genome shotgun sequence includes:
- the ap3m2 gene encoding AP-3 complex subunit mu-2 yields MIHSLFLVNSSGDIFLEKHWKSVVSRSVCDYFFEAQERASEPENVPPVIPTPHHYLISVLRHRIYFVAVIQSEVPPLFVIEFLHRVVDTFQDYFGVCTEASIKDNVVVVYELLEEMLDNGFPLATESNILKELIKPPTILRTVVNTITGSTNVGEQLPTGQLSVVPWRRTGVKYTNNEAYFDVVEEIDAIIDKSGSTITAEIQGVIDACVKLTGMPDLTLSFMNPRLLDDVSFHPCVRFKRWEAERILSFIPPDGNFRLLSYHVSSQNLVAIPVYIKHNISFREGSSQGRFELTLGPKQTMGKAVESVLVTSQLPRGVLNTNLNASQGTFTFDPVTKLLSWDVGKINPQKLPSLKGSMSLQAGASKPDENPTINIQLKIQQMAISGLKVNRLDMYGEKYKPFKGIKYMTKAGKFQVRT; encoded by the exons ATGATCCACAGTCTCTTCCTCGTCAACTCTTCGGGGGACATATTCCTGGAGAAGCACTGGAAGAGCGTTGTGAGTCGCTCCGTATGCGACTACTTCTTCGAAGCGCAAGAGCGCGCCAGCGAGCCCGAGAACGTGCCGCCGGTGATCCCCACTCCTCACCACTACCTCATCAGCGTGCTCAGGCATCGCATCTACTTTGTGGCCGTCATTCAGAGCGAGGTGCCTCCTCTCTTTGTCATCGAGTTCCTGCATAGAGTGGTCGACACGTTCCAG gaCTATTTCGGAGTGTGTACTGAGGCATCCATCAAGGACAATGTGGTGGTGGTGTatgagctgctggaggagatgCTGGATAATGGCTTCCCACTAGCCACCGAGTCCAACATCCTCAAAGAGCTCATCAAGCCTCCAACCATCCTCCGCACAGTGGTCAACACCATCACAG GCAGCACCAACGTGGGGGAGCAGCTGCCCACCGGCCAGCTGTCCGTGGTGCCGTGGCGACGCACGGGGGTGAAGTACACCAACAACGAGGCCTACTTCGATGTGGTGGAGGAGATCGACGCCATCATCGACAAGTCAG GCTCCACGATCACAGCAGAGATCCAGGGGGTGATTGACGCCTGTGTCAAGCTGACAGGCATGCCtgacctcactctctccttcatg AACCCCCGGCTGCTGGATGATGTCAGCTTCCACCCGTGCGTGCGGTTCAAGCGCTGGGAAGCCGAGAGGATCCTGTCCTTCATTCCCCCGGACGGAAACTTCCGCCTGCTCTCTTACCACGTCAGCTCCCAGAA TCTGGTGGCCATCCCGGTCTACATCAAGCACAACATCTCGTTCCGAGAGGGCAGCTCCCAGGGCCGCTTTGAGCTGACCCTGGGGCCTAAGCAGACCATGGGGAAGGCTGTGGAGTCTGTGCTGGTCACCAGCCAGCTGCCCCGCGGCGTCCTCAACACCAACCTCAACGCTTCCCAAGGAACCTTCACGTTTGACCCCGTCACCAag CTGTTGTCGTGGGATGTGGGGAAGATCAACCCCCAGAAGCTCCCCAGTCTCAAGGGCTCCATGAGCCTACAGGCTGGGGCCTCCAAACCAGACGAGaaccccaccatcaacatccaGCTGAAGATCCAGCAGATGGCCATCTCAG GACTGAAGGTCAATCGGTTGGATATGTACGGGGAAAAGTACAAACCTTTCAAAGGCATCAAGTACATGACCAAGGCCGGCAAGTTCCAGGTTCGAACATAG